The DNA region AAACAAAATAAAGATTATATTGATATTTTGTTTGATGATGAAATAGAATTTTATGGTTCATTAGGTATTCAAACTAAAGGTAAAAAAGAGTTTGAAGAGTATATGGACAATATCTTAACTGGTATTCCAAATCTTTATCACGGAATTGAAATTATGATAAAAGAAGAAGATAGAATAGCAGTAAGAGCTGTATATAATGGTACTCATAAAGGAAAACTATTTGATTATGAAGCCACAAATAAC from Malaciobacter molluscorum LMG 25693 includes:
- a CDS encoding ester cyclase gives rise to the protein MKKIKNEDIVKDYYEYLWNKQNKDYIDILFDDEIEFYGSLGIQTKGKKEFEEYMDNILTGIPNLYHGIEIMIKEEDRIAVRAVYNGTHKGKLFDYEATNNRIKYNGASFFRFKDGKIVDVWVLGDLANLLKQIENGSNK